One genomic segment of Bradyrhizobium prioriisuperbiae includes these proteins:
- the urtD gene encoding urea ABC transporter ATP-binding protein UrtD → MNATETRTTSALLYLDGVHVSFDGFHAINNLSLTIAPGEMRAIIGPNGAGKTTMMDIITGKTKPDEGDVLFDGTVDLTRLDETQIAELGIGRKFQKPTVFESQTIEDNLLLALNTDHRVRTTLFWRQSRDEAERIDRVLETIKLTDARERLAGSLSHGQKQWLEIGMLLAQDPKLLLVDEPVAGMTDVETHQTAELLKEINRDKTVVVVEHDMTFVRELGVRVTCLHEGSVLAEGSIDQVSANERVIEVYLGR, encoded by the coding sequence ATGAACGCCACGGAAACCCGCACCACCTCCGCCTTGCTCTATCTCGACGGCGTCCACGTGTCGTTTGACGGCTTCCACGCCATCAACAACCTGTCACTGACCATCGCGCCCGGCGAGATGCGCGCCATCATCGGCCCCAACGGCGCCGGCAAGACCACCATGATGGACATCATCACCGGCAAGACCAAGCCGGACGAGGGCGATGTGCTGTTCGACGGCACCGTCGACCTGACAAGGTTGGACGAAACCCAGATCGCCGAACTCGGCATCGGCCGCAAATTCCAGAAGCCGACCGTGTTCGAAAGCCAGACCATCGAGGATAACCTGCTGCTGGCGCTGAACACCGATCATCGTGTTCGCACCACGCTGTTCTGGCGGCAGAGCAGGGACGAGGCGGAGCGGATCGATCGTGTGCTGGAAACCATCAAGCTCACCGATGCGCGGGAACGGCTGGCCGGCAGCCTCTCCCACGGCCAGAAGCAATGGCTGGAGATCGGCATGCTGCTGGCGCAGGATCCCAAACTCTTGCTGGTCGACGAGCCGGTGGCCGGCATGACCGACGTGGAGACGCACCAGACCGCCGAACTGCTGAAGGAGATCAACCGCGACAAGACCGTGGTGGTGGTGGAACACGACATGACCTTCGTGCGCGAGCTCGGCGTGCGGGTGACCTGCCTGCATGAGGGCTCGGTGCTCGCCGAAGGATCGATCGATCAGGTGTCGGCCAACGAGCGCGTCATCGAAGTGTATCTGGGACGCTGA
- the urtB gene encoding urea ABC transporter permease subunit UrtB, with amino-acid sequence MLVFALALVFVSVVASVAPVWAGPFEDSVSQFANDSFSDTEEAVTALAASGNPQAYPIISALQEGRLIADLKSKKVYIKQPDGKIVEAATGAVAPDAPAALDAVRLNNRLRRSVVAVVSSLTLASPDPAKRILAAQSVFKTHDVSDLPAIESALQKETNSAAKRAFASARAAILLFKPDATEADKIEAIATVRARGDQEALALLSGLPAETSPAVVRTAASAVSSIQSSLAIWSTAQNAWYGVSLGSVLLLAAIGLAITFGVMGVINMAHGEMVMIGAYVTFVVQEVIRTRYPGLFDYSLLIAVPLAFVVAGLIGILIERSIIRFLYGRPLETLLATWGISLVLQQAVRTAFGPTNREVGNPSWMSGAFEIGQLTITYNRLWIVCFTLAVFVILLGMLRYTSLGLEMRAVTQNRRMAASMGIATSRVDALTFGLGSGIAGIAGVALSQIDNVSPNLGQSYIIDSFMVVVFGGVGNLWGTLVGALTLGIANKFLEPVAGAVLGKIAILVLIILFIQKRPRGLFALKGRSVEA; translated from the coding sequence ATGCTGGTTTTTGCACTGGCACTGGTTTTCGTCTCCGTGGTGGCCTCGGTGGCGCCCGTCTGGGCAGGTCCGTTCGAGGACTCGGTCAGCCAGTTCGCCAACGACTCATTTTCCGACACCGAGGAAGCTGTCACCGCGCTGGCCGCGAGCGGCAATCCCCAGGCTTATCCGATCATCAGTGCGCTGCAGGAAGGCCGCCTGATCGCGGATCTGAAGAGCAAAAAAGTCTACATCAAGCAGCCCGACGGCAAGATCGTCGAGGCGGCGACCGGTGCCGTGGCTCCGGACGCGCCAGCCGCTCTCGATGCCGTTCGTCTCAACAACCGGTTGCGGCGGTCGGTGGTGGCCGTGGTCAGCAGCCTGACGCTGGCCTCGCCCGATCCGGCCAAGCGCATCCTTGCTGCACAATCCGTGTTCAAGACCCACGACGTCTCCGACCTGCCGGCGATCGAAAGCGCGCTGCAAAAGGAAACCAACAGCGCCGCCAAGCGCGCCTTTGCCTCGGCGCGCGCAGCGATTCTGCTGTTCAAGCCCGATGCCACCGAGGCTGACAAGATCGAGGCCATTGCCACGGTTCGTGCCCGCGGCGATCAGGAGGCGCTGGCGCTGCTGTCGGGATTGCCGGCCGAGACCTCTCCCGCGGTGGTGCGCACCGCTGCGAGTGCCGTCAGTTCGATCCAGAGCAGCCTCGCGATCTGGTCCACCGCGCAGAATGCCTGGTATGGCGTCTCGCTGGGATCGGTGCTGCTGCTCGCCGCCATCGGCCTTGCCATCACCTTCGGGGTGATGGGCGTCATCAACATGGCGCACGGCGAAATGGTGATGATCGGCGCCTACGTCACCTTCGTGGTGCAGGAGGTGATCCGCACCCGTTATCCCGGCCTGTTCGACTATTCGCTGCTGATCGCGGTGCCGCTGGCCTTCGTGGTGGCCGGCCTGATCGGCATCCTGATCGAGCGCAGCATCATCCGCTTCCTCTATGGCCGGCCGCTGGAGACCCTGCTGGCCACCTGGGGCATTTCGCTGGTGCTGCAGCAGGCGGTGCGTACCGCCTTCGGACCGACCAACCGTGAAGTCGGCAACCCCTCCTGGATGAGCGGCGCATTCGAGATCGGCCAGCTCACCATTACCTACAACCGGCTCTGGATCGTCTGCTTCACGCTTGCCGTGTTCGTGATCCTGCTCGGCATGCTGCGTTACACCAGCCTCGGCCTTGAAATGCGCGCGGTGACGCAGAACCGCCGTATGGCGGCCTCGATGGGGATTGCAACCTCCCGGGTCGACGCGCTGACCTTCGGGCTCGGCTCCGGCATCGCAGGAATCGCAGGCGTGGCGTTGTCGCAGATCGACAACGTCAGCCCCAATCTCGGCCAGAGCTACATCATCGATTCCTTCATGGTGGTGGTGTTCGGCGGCGTCGGCAACCTCTGGGGCACCCTGGTCGGCGCGCTGACGCTCGGCATCGCCAACAAGTTCCTGGAGCCGGTGGCGGGGGCCGTGCTGGGCAAGATCGCCATTCTGGTGCTGATCATCCTGTTCATCCAGAAGCGGCCGCGCGGCCTGTTCGCGCTGAAGGGGCGGTCGGTGGAAGCATGA
- the urtA gene encoding urea ABC transporter substrate-binding protein: MFTQFTSAIARPLSRRKALATAAGLALGLATFGVAQAAEDTIKVGILHSLSGTMAISETTLKDTILFLIDEQNKKGGVLGKKLEAVVVDPASNWPLFAEKARELITKDKVSVVFGCWTSVSRKSVLPVFKELNSILFYPVQYEGEESERNVFYTGAAPNQQAIPAVDYLAKEEKVKRWVLAGTDYVYPRTTNKILEAYLKSKGVAPEDIMINYTPFGHSDWQTIVADIKKFGSAGKKTAVVSTINGDANVPFYKELGNQGIKATDIPVVAFSVGEEELAGIDTKPLLGHLAAWNYFQSIKTPENEKFIKEWQAYTKNPKRVTNDPMEAHVIGFDMWVKAVEKVKSTEADKVIDALPGTTAKNLTGGVSEMLPNHHITKPVFIGEIKADGQFDVVWKTPGLVAGDAWSKELDGSKDLIGDWVGKKCGNWNTKTNKCGGQGS, translated from the coding sequence ATGTTTACTCAATTTACGTCGGCCATTGCCCGGCCGTTGAGCCGTCGCAAGGCTTTGGCAACCGCCGCCGGTCTTGCGCTCGGTCTCGCCACCTTCGGTGTGGCTCAAGCCGCGGAAGACACCATCAAGGTCGGCATCCTGCATTCGCTGTCCGGAACGATGGCGATCAGCGAAACCACGCTGAAGGATACCATCCTGTTTCTGATTGATGAGCAGAACAAAAAGGGCGGCGTGCTCGGCAAGAAGCTCGAGGCTGTGGTGGTCGATCCGGCCTCCAACTGGCCGCTGTTCGCCGAAAAGGCCCGCGAGCTGATCACCAAGGACAAGGTGTCGGTGGTGTTCGGCTGCTGGACCTCGGTGTCGCGCAAGTCGGTGCTGCCGGTGTTCAAGGAATTGAATTCGATCCTGTTCTATCCGGTGCAGTACGAGGGCGAGGAGAGCGAGCGCAACGTGTTCTACACCGGCGCCGCGCCGAACCAGCAGGCGATCCCGGCGGTCGACTATCTCGCCAAGGAAGAAAAAGTGAAGCGCTGGGTGCTGGCCGGCACCGACTACGTTTACCCGCGCACCACCAACAAGATTCTGGAAGCCTACCTGAAGTCGAAGGGTGTCGCCCCGGAAGACATCATGATCAACTACACGCCGTTCGGTCATTCCGATTGGCAGACCATCGTGGCCGACATCAAGAAGTTCGGCTCGGCCGGCAAGAAGACGGCGGTGGTCTCCACCATCAACGGCGACGCCAACGTGCCCTTCTACAAGGAACTCGGCAACCAGGGCATCAAGGCGACCGATATCCCGGTGGTCGCGTTCTCGGTGGGTGAGGAAGAGCTCGCCGGCATCGACACCAAGCCGTTGCTCGGCCATCTCGCCGCCTGGAACTATTTCCAGTCGATCAAGACCCCTGAGAACGAGAAGTTCATCAAGGAGTGGCAGGCCTACACCAAGAATCCGAAGCGCGTGACCAATGATCCGATGGAAGCGCATGTGATCGGCTTCGACATGTGGGTGAAAGCGGTCGAGAAGGTGAAGTCGACGGAGGCTGACAAGGTGATCGATGCCCTGCCGGGCACCACCGCGAAGAACCTCACCGGCGGCGTGTCGGAAATGCTGCCGAACCACCACATCACCAAGCCGGTGTTCATCGGCGAGATCAAGGCCGACGGCCAGTTCGACGTGGTGTGGAAGACCCCCGGTCTCGTCGCGGGCGATGCCTGGTCGAAGGAGCTCGATGGTTCCAAGGACCTGATCGGCGATTGGGTCGGCAAGAAGTGCGGCAACTGGAACACCAAGACCAACAAGTGCGGCGGTCAGGGCTCCTGA
- the urtC gene encoding urea ABC transporter permease subunit UrtC → MMPHLLTRSLNRSATVLLLVVAAIGILLPLSNLLLPESSPFQVPTYLISLFGKYLCYAILALSIDLIWGYCGILSLGHGAFFALGGYAMGMYLMRQIGSRGVYGNPLLPDFMVFLNYQKLPWYWQGFDMFWFAALMVLVVPGLLAFCFGWLAFRSRVTGVYLSIITQAMTYALLLAFFRNDFGFGGNNGLTDFKDILGFNVQAQGTRAVLFMLSCLALMLGFLICRAVVTSKLGKVLIAVRDAESRTRFLGYRVESYKLFVFTLSACMAGVAGALYVPQVGIINPGEFAPGNSIEAVIWVAVGGRGTLIGAAIGAVVVNYAKTVFTSGVLAPYWLFMLGAMFILVTLLLPKGIVGTVQAWWEPWRERRIATAAAASAAAEDGVSKPHLAE, encoded by the coding sequence ATGATGCCGCATCTGCTCACCCGTTCGCTGAACCGCAGCGCCACCGTCCTTTTGCTGGTGGTCGCCGCCATCGGCATCCTGCTGCCGCTGTCGAACCTGCTGCTGCCGGAGTCTTCGCCCTTCCAGGTTCCGACCTATCTGATCTCGCTGTTCGGCAAGTATCTCTGCTACGCCATTCTCGCGCTCTCCATCGATCTGATCTGGGGCTATTGCGGCATCCTTTCGCTCGGACACGGTGCCTTCTTCGCGCTCGGCGGCTACGCCATGGGCATGTACCTGATGCGCCAGATCGGCAGCCGGGGCGTCTATGGCAATCCGCTGCTGCCGGACTTCATGGTGTTCCTGAACTATCAGAAGCTGCCGTGGTACTGGCAGGGCTTCGACATGTTCTGGTTTGCCGCGCTGATGGTGCTGGTGGTGCCGGGCCTGCTCGCATTCTGTTTCGGTTGGCTGGCGTTTCGCTCGCGCGTCACCGGCGTCTATCTCTCCATCATCACCCAGGCGATGACCTATGCCCTGCTGCTGGCGTTCTTCCGCAACGATTTCGGTTTCGGTGGCAACAACGGCCTGACCGACTTCAAGGACATTCTGGGCTTCAATGTGCAGGCGCAGGGCACCCGCGCGGTGCTGTTCATGCTGTCCTGCCTGGCGCTGATGCTGGGCTTCCTGATCTGCCGGGCAGTCGTCACCTCCAAGCTCGGCAAGGTGCTGATTGCCGTGCGTGACGCGGAATCGCGCACCCGGTTCCTTGGCTATCGTGTGGAATCCTACAAGCTGTTCGTGTTCACGCTGTCGGCCTGCATGGCCGGTGTCGCCGGCGCGCTGTACGTGCCGCAGGTCGGCATCATCAATCCCGGCGAGTTCGCGCCGGGCAATTCCATCGAAGCGGTGATCTGGGTCGCCGTCGGTGGCCGCGGCACGTTGATTGGGGCGGCGATCGGCGCCGTCGTTGTCAACTATGCCAAGACCGTCTTTACCTCAGGCGTGCTGGCGCCCTACTGGCTGTTCATGCTGGGCGCGATGTTCATCCTGGTGACGCTGCTGCTGCCCAAGGGCATCGTCGGCACCGTCCAGGCCTGGTGGGAACCGTGGCGCGAGCGGCGGATCGCGACCGCCGCTGCCGCAAGCGCTGCGGCCGAAGACGGCGTCTCCAAACCCCATTTGGCGGAGTGA
- a CDS encoding urease accessory protein UreD has protein sequence MHVDRTATAAETFAANRAVGEVAFDVQVRDGVTRRGELHEAGSLRVRFPSPESQGLSAVFVNTAGGVAGGDRFDIRIGARENARLTVTTAAAEKVYRSHGADSQLNIALQVDEGAHLAWLPQETILFNRARVSRRIEIDLAESASLLMCEIVVFGRAAMGERMMSGAFSDRWRLRRGGKLVFAENIRLDGDVGVKLARPAIANGGVAIGTALIAPGDEALVERVREASVDFGGEVGVSAWNGFAMVRFCAQDAARLRADMMTVLGRVSPAALPRLWLQ, from the coding sequence ATGCACGTCGATCGAACAGCAACGGCTGCGGAGACCTTCGCCGCCAACCGGGCGGTGGGGGAGGTGGCGTTTGACGTGCAGGTGCGCGACGGCGTCACCCGCCGGGGCGAGCTGCATGAGGCAGGGTCGTTGCGGGTCAGATTTCCGTCGCCGGAATCCCAGGGGTTGTCGGCGGTGTTCGTCAACACCGCCGGTGGTGTCGCGGGCGGCGACCGCTTCGATATCCGCATTGGCGCCCGTGAAAACGCACGCCTGACCGTCACAACAGCTGCCGCGGAGAAGGTTTATCGGTCGCACGGTGCGGACTCGCAGCTGAACATCGCCCTGCAGGTCGACGAAGGCGCGCACCTTGCGTGGCTGCCGCAGGAAACCATCCTGTTCAACCGGGCGCGCGTTAGCAGGCGCATTGAGATCGATCTGGCGGAAAGCGCCTCGCTGCTGATGTGTGAAATCGTGGTGTTCGGACGCGCCGCGATGGGCGAGCGGATGATGTCGGGGGCGTTTTCCGATCGCTGGCGGTTGCGGCGTGGCGGCAAGCTGGTATTTGCCGAAAATATCCGGCTCGACGGCGATGTCGGGGTGAAGCTGGCGCGGCCGGCCATCGCCAATGGCGGGGTCGCGATCGGCACCGCATTGATCGCGCCCGGTGATGAAGCGCTGGTGGAACGTGTTCGCGAGGCGTCGGTGGACTTCGGCGGTGAGGTCGGCGTATCAGCCTGGAATGGGTTTGCAATGGTCCGCTTCTGTGCGCAAGATGCGGCGCGGTTGCGCGCCGATATGATGACGGTGCTCGGTCGCGTCAGTCCGGCGGCGCTGCCCCGGCTCTGGTTGCAGTGA
- the urtE gene encoding urea ABC transporter ATP-binding subunit UrtE — translation MLEVKDISLFYGAAQALRGVTVAAEPGKVTCVLGRNGVGKTSLLRAMVGQQPIAGGSITFDGADITTLRPYERARRGMAFVPQGREIFPLLTVEENLRTGYAPLKRDQRNIPDDVFSLFPVLQSMLGRRGGDLSGGQQQQLAIGRALVMRPKVLLLDEPTEGIQPSIIKDIGRAISYLRSLGTIAIVLVEQYLDFACELGDHFAVMDRGTVTFRCDRTTLDPAAISRAMAI, via the coding sequence ATGCTTGAGGTCAAGGATATCAGTTTGTTTTACGGCGCAGCGCAGGCGCTGCGCGGGGTGACCGTCGCGGCCGAGCCGGGCAAGGTGACCTGCGTGCTCGGGCGCAACGGCGTCGGCAAGACCAGCCTGCTGCGCGCCATGGTCGGCCAGCAGCCGATCGCCGGCGGCAGCATCACCTTTGACGGCGCCGACATCACCACGCTGCGGCCGTACGAGCGCGCCCGGCGCGGCATGGCGTTCGTGCCGCAAGGGCGCGAGATCTTCCCGTTGCTGACGGTCGAGGAAAATCTGAGGACCGGGTATGCGCCGCTGAAACGCGACCAGCGCAACATCCCGGATGACGTGTTTTCGCTGTTTCCGGTACTGCAGTCGATGCTGGGGCGTCGCGGCGGCGATCTGTCCGGCGGCCAGCAGCAGCAGCTCGCCATTGGTCGCGCTCTGGTGATGCGGCCGAAGGTGCTGCTACTCGATGAGCCGACCGAGGGCATCCAGCCCTCCATCATCAAGGATATCGGCCGCGCCATCTCCTATCTGCGCAGCCTCGGCACCATCGCCATCGTGCTGGTCGAACAATATCTCGACTTTGCCTGCGAACTCGGCGACCATTTCGCCGTGATGGATCGCGGCACCGTGACGTTCCGATGCGACCGGACGACGCTCGATCCCGCCGCCATCAGCCGGGCCATGGCGATCTAG